A region from the Myxococcus stipitatus genome encodes:
- a CDS encoding nucleotide exchange factor GrpE has protein sequence MSGNSHTDTTQEAQHAPSANGTGPTAPGAGEPAQAERPVADDVVSEAAGNAELERLKADLEASRRRVDELARAYQAVNKDKEEFKQRLSRERERMMDVERGNIAVALLEAIDELDRALSMSAQDTSALAQGVRMIRDSLLAKAQGMGIERLQVVGQGFDPNVAEASDMEITPVPDDDQKVVAEIRAGYRLKDRVIRPARVKVAKYVAPATA, from the coding sequence GTCCGGCAATTCCCACACCGACACAACCCAGGAAGCCCAGCACGCCCCGTCCGCGAACGGCACCGGCCCGACGGCCCCAGGTGCCGGTGAGCCCGCGCAGGCCGAGCGCCCCGTCGCCGACGACGTGGTGTCGGAGGCCGCCGGCAACGCGGAGCTGGAGCGGCTCAAGGCGGACCTGGAGGCCTCCCGGCGCCGGGTGGATGAGCTGGCGCGGGCCTACCAGGCCGTCAACAAGGACAAGGAGGAGTTCAAGCAGCGGCTCTCCCGCGAGCGCGAGCGGATGATGGACGTGGAGCGCGGCAACATCGCTGTCGCGCTCCTGGAGGCCATCGACGAGCTGGACCGCGCGCTGTCGATGAGCGCCCAGGACACCTCGGCGCTCGCCCAGGGCGTGCGGATGATCCGCGACTCGCTCCTGGCCAAGGCCCAGGGCATGGGCATCGAGCGGCTCCAGGTGGTGGGCCAGGGCTTCGACCCCAACGTGGCCGAGGCCTCCGACATGGAGATCACCCCCGTGCCGGACGACGATCAGAAGGTCGTCGCGGAGATTCGCGCGGGCTACCGGCTCAAGGACCGGGTCATCCGGCCCGCCCGGGTGAAGGTGGCCAAGTACGTGGCGCCAGCCACCGCCTGA